TGGTAAGcttttttgcattcttttttgtttaacttttcgAATTTTGTTCCCAATTTTGCTCCATTATTTGTTCCGATTTTGTCTCAAACTCACACTGCGAGCATGTTGACGTCACTGGAATTGCTGCATCGTACGGAATATCTTCCTCCCGCTGCCACGGAAGCCGGAACCGTTTGGTGCGTTTCGGCAGTGCGCTCGGTTGCGCCCGGTAGGCACACCCTACCGCGCGGCCAATGTCGTAAAACGAATAGTTATGGTACGAGAAATATTCCGGATTCTTGTACGTATAGTTCTTCGCCTCGTTTCCCGTCACCGGTATGGGTCCGAGTTGCtgcaaagttttgtttttaaatcaacttttacttttgttttaatttcccagTTTAATTCTTTTCTACCATCTCCTATTGTTCTTACTCACACTATCGTACTCCGTCTCACGGAACACCTTGGGCGACATTCCGGGCATCATTTCGTAGTCGGCCGGTTTGCTTACTTTGGGTTTGTTTCGGATGGACGCATCCAGCGGGTAGGTATCCTAAACAGACTCAACGATATTGATTTACTAGTTGTAATGCGTATGTAGACATTTATTTTGACTTACCTCAATTTTACAATGGAATTTACGACCAAAACGTACGGAGCGAACTATTTTCAACAGTAGCGCCATGTGAGTGCAACGTTTGATACGCCTGCTTTGATAATTTTGTCATCAGAATCAGAGTAAAATTAACAATATCTAGAAATGTCAATATCCAAACAAGACCAATATTAAATtctgaaagaaaacattttgtaaaattatatcataaaactaaaataaaatacgaaataaaattctaaattATTTTGTACGAACACAGTGGCGCCACCTGGCAGAAGCGAGGCTTATACGCTGTTTCTATTTTTGGCCGCAAGATGTCGCGCTTGCTTGAAAAGAGGTGCGTGTTTACAGGGTTGTGAAACGTGAAGCATGAATAATGGCACTAAAAAGGCTTCTGCCTTTTAAGCGTCTTTTTACTATCTTGCGTTGACCGTAGCTTCCGAAACAgttttttaatcatatttaGATCTAAATATTACCAACAGTGATTTATGTAGCTCTAAAATGCCTTTGGTGCACACActctttttgcacatttattattttcattcacaTTTTCTACGgcttattttttaaactaatttttttttagtaaatttgttttaaacaaaaagtatggattgattttttaactatcaaattttatgaaaaattgtaTCGCCCTATGCTCTATAAGACCACCAATTCacatttttgtataaaatgtaCACCTAGATGAATTATTTTGAGACTCTATTGGAAAACTTAGTTTATGTCTAATCACACCTGTTTATGTCTAAGCTCCCTTACTTTACTACCTCTAACATCCATAAAAGCCTCAGAATGTGCACAGTCCATAAGGATATATATTGATCCTCGTGGTTAGACAGTAGCTAATAAAATAACGTTgtcgttattttaatttgttcaacaacaacaccacgaATACTAAGAGAACCGTATGCTCACACACGCATCGGTGTGCTATAATTCTCTTTTCTCGTGTTCTGCTGTTCCAACTCTCTGCTTTTGTTGTTCCGTTAAACGTTTCGTTTAAATTCAGCAAACAACCGATAAGccgcattttttgtttcgaatgcATCCCTCGTCATGCGCGTCCGCAAGTGATTTGCGGTGCATCAGCAAATTCTGTAAACAATCCCCTGAGCAAAGAACAACATTATGGGCGCCCTAATCCCCCGTTCCAACATAATTTGTCACCCCCGTGCGGAACACGTACGCAACGGTCCCGTACGCATCGCTTCCGGCAACCGAAttccgtacacacacacacacacacaacccagATCCAAGAGAAGCCAAATCTAATAAATTATGTCTTGCTCGTGTTTGATAGGGGCGAGAAATGGGAGAGaaaccacagaaaaaaaagtcttGTAAAAGAATGCAGCGTGCGGCATTATGCGTACGACAGTTTGTTGACAATGACCCTTCACCAGAGGAGGGGAGATGTGAACACGTTAGACGACAGGGTGGGTAATGGAGGTAAAGAACCTTTTTTCGGTTCCAAATTTTCGGGAGGTAAACAAAGCCACAAGACTCGTTGGGCCATGGGCATGGTATAATGATTTAATAATCCGCTCGTTACGTGCGCAACCGATCATACATTTAGGGGATGAATTATGATTGGAGATACCgaagccacccacccacagtTTCCTTTGATCGCGAATGACCCTCCAAAGAGCACACTCACAACGCTAACAACTTAATCGCAGTCAATTGCTAACCGTGATGGGAACTCGACAACTAGAACAACcccaaaagggaaaagaattcAAATGTGATTCACTTTCAACTACAATCCTCCACAAATCAGCACAAAGCTGTAGGTAGTTTGTCGCCCATGAAGTTGATGAAGTTATTAGAATTTTATTAATTCCGAAATGGGCATTCGCGACCACCGGAGCCATTTTGTTCGCAGATCAagtgcaaaacacacacttgtCGCGTAAGCTTGCAGCCGGTTTGTTCGCCCCGGAACGCAATCGGAGCAGTAAGAACAGAGTGTCTCGCCGTCCGCTCCAAGGGTAGTGTGTCATAAACAAAGGGATTTGTATCGTAATTTTTGCGATCATGCCGGCGACCAATTGTCACCGGAAACACGATGTCACTGCTGCACGCAATGCCTCAGACGACACGCAATAGAACTCGGGGGACACCTTTTAAAACCACATGCGTaccgagcgtgtgtgtgtgtctatgcGCCAGTGCGGCAAAGAATGTGCAATAACTTATTTTAATCGGGCTCCCAGCGTACATCGACGGTTTGGGGCGACACATGCGATCCGATCGGATGAGACCCGTCCGGACGGtaggaaacggaaaacaatCAGCTATTAGCTAATCGGTCGAGGTGTCTTCGGGTGCTGCTGGAATGGTACGCATTAAGGCCGGCTCCACACTGAAACgcattaaattatatttaaatttatgtccCCACTATTAAGTTGCGCTGACGCTTAGTCCAGCCGGACAACTCATACGCTAAGAGTCTGTCTATCCCGTAACAAAACCTTTTCGGACGTGGGTTAGCtaaatcgtttaaattattaacacGCCCAACCCGAGCGCCACTCATTAAACGTGACGGAAATATTATGCTCTGGCTAGTCTAGCGGTGCGTGTTTTCGGTTCACCATCCTGGTCGGAGAGCTTTCGGATCGGGTCGCTTGCTTACCCAAAGAAAACTGCACGTACTGCGAGACACTCAAACGAAACCGCCCAATTTCCCGTATCCCACGGCAACACGGACGCTCTGTGATGAGCTGATTTGATTTGCACTGCTTTTCGTCTGCCGATGCGATAAACAATCTTTTCCACGTCGTGGAAACAGATTAAATCAGTCGTTAAACTACCTCCGAGCCGGTGTCCATTTCTTCCGCTCTATAGAGCGAGACATTGGTTAACTAAAATGGGATCGAACATAAACCCAAATTTATATTCTTCCTTCTGATGGTCCCCATCTGTCTTGGACGCATAAAAAGCACAGCCTTGCCTCCCTCACAGAGGAAGTTGCAAattaacgagaaaaaaaaatccccataaACCACCAATGCGGACTAATTCGTAATCTGAAGTGGGTAACATCGGAAAGCTTCGTGATAAAATTAACCCGATCGATACCGGGAGGACGAGGTGTTTCCATCTTGGATccatatttttatgttctaGTCTCGCCTGTCATTTCCCTATTGTTCACCACCCCAGCAGAGCAGTTGACGGAATGTGAGAGCCGGGAAGCTTAGCAGGAGCCATCTTTAAATTAATCCCCACAATGTAAGCTCCCTATCAACTCCATGCGATGATCTGATTACCGAGCGATATGCGTCCCAGTCCGAGGTTTGTGCCGAGTGGgcatcgattttgaatttgaataatgtGACATGATTATTCTAGTGGGTCGCCAAAGACAAACTTCCTAAGGTCGTTTCACGACTAGACATATTGACTTATTAATAGTGCCGCAACGCTACACTCTATCTTACCGTGCAAAAATGTATAATAGACGTGATGTCGTGTACCATCCAACGGCGTTAATCACAGCGTACGAGATGGCTATCAGGCCAATATTTATCGTTTACCGCTtataaaaagacaaaaacacacacaaacaccgcgATGATACACTTTAAACACATATCCTACTCCCGCTCCCGATGAGCTTCAGGGACGGGAACTGGTAAGTAAGACACACCACCGGTGGCTATCTTAATCGTTAAACTTCCACTATCAATCCGTCCCATTAAAGGAGAGGGGGCATGCAAATTTTGTGTGcaaattatcatttaaataaataaccacCCATTAATCGTTGCAGTtcacggttcggttcgggctGATAACAAAGAAAGCGAGTGCCATTATGAACTCCTCCTACTATCATTTCCAGGCACTCTTTGCTCGGAACGATGTTAATCCGCAAAATTATTAGGTTAGCTTAGTTAGTTAGGTTAGCAAAATTATTAGGTAGAGCCCCACacatgttttcgttttcgttcttgtgcagccaaaaaaaaaaggctgtcGCCTCCTCTTTTGCATACGTATGCgcataaatttacataaacaCATACTAGAACAtgggaataaataaacacacgcaacaaacggaacaaactGTTGGATGACTATTAGCACCGTAAAAAGTAAACCATAAAGATTACatagaacaataaaaaagaatttaaaagcAATGGAAACAAGACATAGCACATAACAAATggcagaagaacaaaaaatcaaatgaaagtaaaaagagataacaaacaaacataacaaaaagcattaaaaactgCTTCGAAAATCTATTGTTTTAACAACTTTCATGTTCTtgtctttatttttaattttgtttatatttatctGATTCTTCTTGTTAACTGTTTTACTTTACTTACTTcccttcaaatattttttatactttttgtaaataaaaacatgattaaatgctttataaaacaattactGCAAGATCTTCTGTGTTCTTgtctttattatgttttttgttaccatttacatttttttaatgtttactttttcaCTTTACTTACTATACGCGTAATATTTTGAAACATTgtgtaaataaaagcaatacaaaTTGCGTTACGATCCTATTTCTTCAACAATTCTATATTTTTTTGGTAattgttatgtgtttttttttaaatatttatctgATTCTTATTGCTTACTTTAATACGAATTTTCATTTCCGTGCTAATATTTTGAAGCATTGTTTAAATAATGCGCATTTTTATACAATAGTTAATGGGtcaggattttttgtttagtttcacCAAACACCAAGCAAAGCTATAAAAACcgaaatttcaaattaatcgCTTGTATATCTTAACTATCGCTAACCAAAACCACAGACCTGCGAACTGCTTCTCCCCATCTGATTGAACTTTGTTTACCCCCTTTTAGCTTATCGTggccaaaataaaataatagccCCCATAAACCGTACGATCGCGCTGTATATCCATCATGCCGTTCGCAAATAAATTACGTTCCAGCCTGGTAAGATCGTACCTGCCCCGGTCCCGGAAACAAGCTGCTTTCCACACTCGGAAAAAAGGAGATGCTAATTTATggcaggaaaataaattaccgcACGTATTCGGTACGACTGTTTCATCAAAATGTGGAAATGCATCACCGCCAACCGCACCCGTCACTTTACTGACCCGAGCGTGGTGTTTGAAGGTGTTAACACCAGCCAAGGGCACCGGTTAACGCCCGGTCCCTAAATCAAGATGGCACGTGCGGgttgttttcataattttccaaTTCCAAACACAACGCTTTTCCGGGTTTGGTTTGGGGGCGTGGGCAAGGATCTTGCTCGCAGTTCGTAACCCGATCCAGGTGCGCACATTAAAGTGCGGCCCTTTCGACGCAACCGTTTCggaattgtttgtgtttcgcgTGCCAAAAGCGCGTGTGGCATTGCGCGGAAGTTTTTGAGGAATTTGAATCTGATcctttgtgtatttgttttgttgaaaacaatcaacaacttGGAGCCAAACACAAGGAGCAACAGCTATTTTCGGATGCTGACGGTGAGACGAAAGCCAAACAAAGACTGGAAAGCAAACCCATTAAAAGGTGCTTCATGCCATGTCACCGAAACCATAACGGGCCCTTTCTCTGACAAGGCAATTGTTTCACAATTCTTCTCACGCCACCATCACTTTTACTCAGCACACAGCGTTACCCTTTGCAAGCGGTTGCTCCACAGCTGAGATGCGGCCATTTTGCAATCGATTAGCATACATTTAATGCGCCAGCATTGAACATTTTATTAACAACCCCGGCCGCCAATGCCATTTGTCAACTCAATCACCCGGAATGGATTAGCCAGAACAGCACCGGTGAGATCGTTAACAAACCCGATCGTGgagtggcaaacaaaaacaaaaatacaacggCACCTCAAGGAGATTTGCGGTAAGTTTGCGTGTGCGTATGATGTCGATTTTGCTCGGAcgcattaaaattcattaccaCAAGCGCAACGCCCCCCCTCCCCGGGGACCGGATCGTTATCGAATCGTACCTTGGGGTGAAAACGGATTGTCGCTTCTCTTGCACCTTCTCACGTGTCGATCGTAAAGACGGGGTCCAGTTTCAATATGCTACAGCGTGTACCATCTTTACGGGATCCAAGGACGTACAACGTACACGGAATCGGTCCCGGTACGCAGCTGCACCTCTCGGACGGCCGGTTTAACCCGGGTCTTAGCGTACTGCACTCTAATCCACAGCGCAAGAGGCCGCACGAAGATGTAGTACAATATTTCCCCCAGACTCGTAAGGCTCATACCGGACAGGAGTGCCAGAATGCCACCGAAATTGGCCAACTCGCCATTGAAATTCATATACTCCACCCGCTCGATGTACAGGAATTTGTTGTCCTTGAAGTAAACGTACAGTAGCATCGGTTCTATCCTGTAATGAACAGCGCAGGAGGAGATATTACCCTACCGGGAAGTACAACTCTACTTCAATCGAAACTCCATACCCTTCCTTTCTACGTTCTCGGTCAAACGTCGATGCCAGCAATGAGTCCATGTTTAGCCAATCGTTCGACAGCTCCACATCGTACTTAATCGTCGTACAGGCGGGCAAACAATCGCACGTATCCTGCCCGTTGTAAGCGGTCAACTCATCCAACTCCATCAGCCGTGTGACCGCCGTTTTATAGCACCGCTTCTCGCTGACACCGCACACCCGGGTAGTGTTCTCCCGTGGCATGGCGAACGTCACACAACCGCACGTGGCCAGTGTGTAGTTGGTGAGACACTCGAACTCACAGTTCTGTTCGTTGTACACCCGGAAGAAGCGCAACTTCCGTTCGTCCGCGAAAAAGCATTGTCGCCTGAAAAGACACGCAAGCGATTAGTTCTACCGGTCGCCGGCACCAGCACTGCGTCCCTCACTTTGTGTACGGATAGCGATGAAGATTCGTTTGGGTGGTGAGTAAACGGGGCCTCACGATAACCGACACGGCATGCATCGGCGGTACACGGATGTGGTGTTCGCTCAGCCTCGGGAATTCATCCGGTGGGTGTATCGTAATTTTGTAGCCTTGCAAAGCACCctgaagaaaggaagaaacaacCTTCACCATTAAACCAGGTCCACTGAAAGCTTCCCCCAAAACCACGTCATCACACGCACCGAACAGATGTACTCGCGATTTTTCTGATTGGCCTTCATTACTACAATTGCGCCACCCTTAAACCCACTGCTAGCCGTTCGTCGCGGGTAGGCCAGTAAGCTCTCACCCACCGTATAGCCATTTTCCATCGTCCAACCCGTACTACGCATCGTCGCCGCATGCAACGTTTGGAACCTTTTGTATTTGTTGCCCTCAGGATACACTTCCCGCTCCCGGAACGCTTGGTCCTCCGTGTACAGTTCCGCGCTCGAAAGCATGTTGAAGCTATAGCAGATCCCATTCTCCGTCACCTTCCGGGACCACAAGGCGTCACACCGGCGAAAGTTAAAACTCCACATGCACGTCATAAACGTCTCATCGAACGGTATGGACATGTTGACCAACTGTTCTACCACCTGCTCGTTAACCGGTGCCGACGCATCACTGCCCGTTCGCGCTCCTCCCGTACCGtagaaatcgttcttggaccGCATTACCGAGGAACACACGTGCGTCAGCACACGCAGCTTGCGCCACTCGGTCGATGAGAGTGTCTTATTGGTGCGGGCCCTCAGGTACACCTCGGTAATGTTGAACTTCTCCACAGCGATTCTCGTCTGCGGACAGATGGTGATGGCCGGGAAGGGTAGCTTCCACACGgggatcggctttgcggagaAGCTTACGATCATCGGTTTTTCGACCCATTTCTGGTGCCCGATAACGATGGCCGCTATGCAGACGCTCAGCGAAAGCGCAACCACAACTGCCCAGCATACGCTATCGGAAGGAATTGGAGAGAATTTTAAACAGGAGTATTAACTGTTTGGCTAAGAAGACATCTGAAAAGACTGGACTAGAACTCCCTTCGAAGGTGGGACTGACTTTAATTCAGCTCTTATTACCTTCAAGGAATAGCAAGATATAGCAGTTGAGCAGCCTGCTGCTCTCCTGATGAGGTTTCAGTTCCTTGTGTACAAAAAAACTTTGTCTATACAGAGCTTTCGAAATTAAATGATACAGTTTGAGCCATTTCTGAACTCGCTTCAAGTTGAAGTCTTCCTTAGAAGGACTGACTTTTAACCAGCTCCTGATCAATAAAGTCAAGCAAAGCCAAATATGGTTGCGGTAAACCTTAATATCTCCtgtaccaaataaaaaaaaattgcatctgTCAAACAGAAACGGTTCAACTGCAGCCAATTCTGGATctttttgaagttgaagtggaataaacttaaatttggctatttaaaaaatgacaaaattatAACTCATTAAAATTGAACTATTTCGAATGCAGAACtgacttttttttcaaccttCTAATAGAAGTCTGTCTAGAAGAATCCCTCAACCTCCGTTCGGAGGGTTTTCTAACCTCAAAAAAGCTTAGTCTATACAGGAAACTCTGGAAGAAATGGTTAAATTATTTCTAACCTTTTCTAACCTTTGAGGGTTTTCTAATCTCAAAAAAGCTTAGTCTATACAGGAAACTTTAGAAGAATTGGTTAAATTCTTAACTCTTTTTAAGTTGAATTGGTATATGTAGAGATAGACGTAGAATCTTTCTACGTTTCGCAAACAAAAGCTTTTTGACTTGAGAGGTGTATTAATTGAAACAGTTCTCCCAAAAAGATGCCACTTCCACCGCCATATTTTCCGCAAATAGCTCCAACATTCGCACTTGCACTCGAAACTCACGCAACTTACCGCTCCGTAACGGACACTTTCGGGTGCACTGTGTAGGACATGCCATGGCACGAGCTGGACGCTAAGTACTCCCGCGCTAGGTTCTTCACAATTGTCCACCGGGAAACTTTCATCGAAAGACACGCCACGTAAATCGACTAACTTTCAGCGACCAGCAGAACATCGACACTGACAGCGTTCCTGTTTGACCCTGGCCTAAATATGCTCAGCACGGCGAAACGAAACCACCGAAccatgtgtgtacgtgtgcgaaTGAAAGTGATTTTATCAGAGATTTGACATTAAATGTCCTTTTAACACGATATAGACTAGAGCCTGATAATTCAGTCGGAATTTGTATATATTTCATATCTTGTCAAATGAAGTAGACTTCAGATGAGTTCCTATTACACAGGGATTATTTGTGTTATCTCTGCTGTCGTGACTTTTTGTTATCAAACTTTAAAAAGAACATTCCATCTTTTCAGCAAGCaactattgtttttattacccCATAAGTACACTATACCCGGCGATCATTCAATCATTAATGCGATGAATAGTGAATGAATTCGTGCGCAAAATACCTTCACGTCGtcggaagggaaaaaaaatcgcctgCGGTTGAAAATTTCCACGCCGAAGCGCGCTTGACCGGGCATCACagtttaaaattcattcccCCGGGGGGAGATGAAAAACTAACACGCAATGTCTAGTGACCATAAAAATGACACCCACCGTGCGCCATAAAACACACCACCCTCCTAAAACACCCATTAAAACAAGGAACGACCGTAATCCGCCCGGGGTGCGGGAAACCGTCTTCCGTGTGCCGCGAAGTACAAACGGTGACGCCGTTAACAATTGCTACGATTTAGAGTGCAATTTACAGCACACGCCAAACAGTCCGGGGCTGGTGCACGCTACGGTCAAATAGAAGCCGACCGACAAAGCGGCCTAGGATATATTAAGTCATCGTTAGAAATACAGGCCAGCAGTAggaacggaacaaaaaccGTTGTTAGCCGTTTGATGTGTGGTCATCACCGCTCGATCGATCTGTCGGTAGCGATTCACTCCCGCACTCGCACCCAAACCAGACAATGGATCGTAAAACCGTGGTGTGGCATTTCTTTTGAGTGGACCAGCAGTAGTAAAGCCAATGAGACATAAACTGCAACCACGTGTCTCATCGAAGGGCGCGCTCATGTTTGATAAATTTGCGCGCACGAGTGCAGCGACATGGTCGAGCTGGTTGATGATTAATGTTATCTTAATGATCGCCCAACGCAGTgggcgaaagaaagaaaatgagcaaaagcaaaaggtaCAGTCATGAAACTAGAGGACAGTACAAAGCAACATCCAATTCCAGCATTGACCACGAAAGTGGCCATGAAAAATGGTATGTTTTGAACTTGTTGTCGAATTAACATATCGAAATATTCGGGAACAGCAACGAACTCCAAACATCCAAACCGCAGGAGAAGTTAATTTCGGCATGTGCGAATCTTGCATATTTTACCCGCACTGGCAAGTGAGGGTAAATAAAACTGTCAATTTAAAACCACTCACTCTCGGCCCTAATGTTCGGCCAATCTTATTTTCACCTTCCGATCTGCAAATTCTCGCAAGCTACACATtcactcacaaaaaaaaacagataaacaTTTCGCAGGGAagaaaatgtaagaaaaaaaaaacagacacacacacacgatcgttaAACCAAGTCAAAGAATGTTGGCAATATTTAATAATCGTATGACAAATGGTTCTACAACCGCGCGGATCATAAATTACGTTTTCTTGTGTTCACGGGTGAAGTAAAACATCGCGCATCGCTAAGCAGCATAGAGCGCGCGACAGATTCGGTGTCGCTGATAAAGTTTGTCCAGCACAGCAGAAACCCCCCCACCCCGAAAGGTCTGGACCTTTTGCGGTCAGATACGAtcgaaacatttttgtttttattagatttgtttgaaatgttcgGGTCGAGTAAGGTTTTGGCCGAAAAAGGGATGGAAAGCTGGTGTTTCCCAGCGCTCGTGCTAAACGGAACAGAATTGTTCGGATGTCATTAGTTCAGGGTCACGTGTGGACATACGCTTTTTTCTTAGTAATTcgaatcgtttgtttgtttccctttaAGATTATAAATTCATCCTATTAACAAACCACCTACGCGGTTTTAAAGAACGGAAAATGCTGGAAGCACCAGCTAAGGCGATATGGCTTAATTTAAACTAACGATCGACAAACTACAAATCATTCAACACCTCCAAAAACGCAACCGCTAGACGCCCTAAACTAGACTAGAATAGGCACGAGAAAACCCGGCCAGGCCCTCAGCATGTTACACCCCGAAGAAGCCGACTGTCCACCGGTGCTCCCGGTGCCAAAGTGAAGAAAACTAAACCAATTAGGAAGCGCGTAAATCTTATCTTCTCACATGCTAGGGACAATTTTCCCTTCCATCTTCCTTCCACCTGCACGACCCACCCCTCCCGGGGGATCCATGGCGCCGTTTGTCACCCAAATTTACGAGACCAACTTTTTATCGATGGTGTAAATTTTGGTCGAAACGAGACAGCCAACCATGTCACCCGGTCGctaaacgtttgttttttttttttggttcgttgtGAGGAACGTTTGCTTGATCTCGAGAGAAAACAACGATGACGTGTAAACAGCGTTAGTCCAACTGACAACTGTATTACTTACGCACCTGACCTAGGCCGCTAGTGGTGTAGCGAACTCTACTATCGCACGGGATCGTTTTGCTCACCAGCAAAATGTGAGTGCTGTTTTGCTATCGGCATGTCCATAATTCACGCCAAACATAAATTGACCGTACGTGACCGAACTGTGCAATGTCGGACGAAGTTCTGCCACTCTTCCCCCGTAATCTAATTC
This region of Anopheles marshallii chromosome 2, idAnoMarsDA_429_01, whole genome shotgun sequence genomic DNA includes:
- the LOC128718522 gene encoding uncharacterized protein LOC128718522, translated to MALLLKIVRSVRFGRKFHCKIEDTYPLDASIRNKPKVSKPADYEMMPGMSPKVFRETEYDSQLGPIPVTGNEAKNYTYKNPEYFSYHNYSFYDIGRAVGCAYRAQPSALPKRTKRFRLPWQREEDIPYDAAIPVTSTCSQCEFETKSEQIMEQNWEQNSKS
- the LOC128707151 gene encoding pickpocket protein 28-like — protein: MKVSRWTIVKNLAREYLASSSCHGMSYTVHPKVSVTERVCWAVVVALSLSVCIAAIVIGHQKWVEKPMIVSFSAKPIPVWKLPFPAITICPQTRIAVEKFNITEVYLRARTNKTLSSTEWRKLRVLTHVCSSVMRSKNDFYGTGGARTGSDASAPVNEQVVEQLVNMSIPFDETFMTCMWSFNFRRCDALWSRKVTENGICYSFNMLSSAELYTEDQAFREREVYPEGNKYKRFQTLHAATMRSTGWTMENGYTVGESLLAYPRRTASSGFKGGAIVVMKANQKNREYICSGALQGYKITIHPPDEFPRLSEHHIRVPPMHAVSVIVRPRLLTTQTNLHRYPYTKRQCFFADERKLRFFRVYNEQNCEFECLTNYTLATCGCVTFAMPRENTTRVCGVSEKRCYKTAVTRLMELDELTAYNGQDTCDCLPACTTIKYDVELSNDWLNMDSLLASTFDRERRKEGIEPMLLYVYFKDNKFLYIERVEYMNFNGELANFGGILALLSGMSLTSLGEILYYIFVRPLALWIRVQYAKTRVKPAVREVQLRTGTDSVYVVRPWIP